In Carya illinoinensis cultivar Pawnee chromosome 10, C.illinoinensisPawnee_v1, whole genome shotgun sequence, one DNA window encodes the following:
- the LOC122278648 gene encoding uncharacterized protein LOC122278648, which yields MLVEQNLKRGAKLQEQRKRAAPQGSSSMNQGPWKKRNEGDSSSQRQILGSPSNNSCKFCNRVHAGECIKEVGSCFHSGNAGHFIRDCPFLLEVNKRPNIPQSSSFSKIVVPLTSLTRKNTKFEWTTKCEESFQELKKRLVTAPVLTIPNERGGFVVYNDTSRLGLGCVLMQHGKFIAYVSWQLKAYEKNYPTHDLELATIVFTLKIWRHYLYGKKCEICTDHKSLKYFFTQRELNMRQRRWLELIKDYDCNINYHSGKANVVADALSRKSMGLAVATLTTQHQLIMDLERTGIEIVTSNQQEFMANLMVQATLIDRIKAAQKEDLVLVRLVEEVGKGNKSEFSISEDGILRFGSRVCAKQ from the exons ATGCTAGTGGAGCAAAATCTCAAAAGAGGTGCTAAGCTGCAAGAGCAAAGGAAGAGAGCCGCCCCACAAGGATCCTCAAGCATGAATCAAGGACcatggaagaaaagaaatgagggagACAGCTCTAGTCAAAGGCAGATACTAGGAAGTCCATCGAATAACTCCTGTAAGTTTTGTAACCGCGTGCATGCTGGGGAGTGCATAAAGGAAGTGGGGTCATGTTTCCATTCTGGGAATGCTGGTCATTTCATTAGAGATTGTCCATTTCTTTTGGAGGTCAACAAGAGGCCCAACATACCTCAAAGCTCTAG CTTCTCGAAAATAGTAGTTCCTCTTACCTCCCTTACCAGGAAGAATACTAAGTTTGAGTGGACTACAAAGTGTGAAgaaagcttccaagaattgaagaagcgATTGGTGACAGCTCCAGTTTTGACAATTCCCAATGAGAGAGGAGGATTTGTGGTTTATAATGACACTTCAAGGTTGGGATTGGGGTGTGTATTGATGCAACATGGGAAATTCATAGCTTACGTTTCATGGCAGTTGAaggcatatgaaaaaaattaccccacacatgatttggaattagcaACTATTGTCTTTACACTTAAGATTTGGAGACACTACTTATATGGCAAAAAGTGTGAGATCTGTACAGACCACAAGAGTTTGAAGTACTTTTTCACTCAAAGGGAATTAAATATGAGACAGAGGAGATGGCTTGAATTGATTAAGGATTATGATTGCAACATTAACTACCATTCAGGTAAAGCTAACGTTGTTGCAGATGCACTAAGCAGGAAGTCAATGGGACTAGCGGTGGCAACTCTCACCACTCAACACCAGTTAATAATGGACTTAGAAAGAACAGGTATTGAGATTGTGACTAGCAATCAACAAGAATTTATGGCTAATTTAATGGTTCAAGCAACTTTGATAGATAGAATTAAGGCTGCCCAGAAAGAGGATTTAGTGTTAGTGAGACTAGTGGAAGAAGTGGGGAAAGGGAATAAATCTGAGTTCAGTATTTCGGAAGATGGAATTTTAAGGTTTGGAAGTAGAGTGTGTGCcaaacaatga